One segment of Mycolicibacterium baixiangningiae DNA contains the following:
- a CDS encoding TetR/AcrR family transcriptional regulator, which produces MAAPDKEVRAPRARMTGSERRHQLIEIAKALFAQRGYDGTSIEEIAQRANVSKPVVYEHFGGKEGLYAVVVDREMSALLDGITSSLTNNRSRVRLERVALALLTYVEERTDGFRILIRDSPAAITSGTYSTLLNDAVNQVSSILAGDFSRRGLDPELAPLYAQALVGSVSMTAQWWLDTREPKKEVVAAHLVNLMWNGLTHLEPDPQLQDED; this is translated from the coding sequence ATGGCAGCGCCCGACAAGGAAGTGCGTGCACCCCGCGCCAGGATGACGGGCAGCGAACGCCGCCACCAGCTCATCGAGATCGCCAAGGCGCTGTTCGCCCAGCGGGGATACGACGGCACCTCGATCGAGGAGATCGCCCAGCGGGCCAACGTGTCCAAACCCGTGGTCTACGAACACTTCGGCGGCAAGGAGGGGCTCTACGCGGTGGTCGTCGACCGCGAGATGTCGGCGTTGCTCGACGGCATCACCTCGTCGCTGACCAACAACCGCTCGCGGGTGCGTCTGGAGCGGGTCGCGCTCGCACTGCTGACCTACGTCGAGGAGCGCACCGACGGCTTCCGCATCCTGATCCGGGATTCACCGGCGGCGATCACCTCGGGCACCTATTCGACGCTGCTCAACGACGCCGTCAACCAGGTGAGCTCGATCCTGGCCGGCGACTTCTCGCGCCGGGGGCTCGACCCCGAACTGGCCCCGCTCTACGCCCAGGCGCTGGTCGGTTCGGTGTCGATGACCGCGCAGTGGTGGCTCGACACCCGTGAACCCAAGAAAGAGGTCGTCGCCGCTCACCTGGTGAACCTGATGTGGAACGGGCTGACACACCTCGAGCCCGACCCCCAGCTGCAGGACGAGGACTAG
- the mfd gene encoding transcription-repair coupling factor — MTVSGLRHVQTPIAGLVELALRDPCLADLARRAADKPDELAMVGPASARLLVTAALAQAGPLLVVAATGREADDLTTELRGVIGDAAALFPSWETLPHERLSPGVDTVGARMMLLRRLAHPDDARLGPPLQVVVTTARSLVQPMAPGLPDVEPVTLRVGTEIEFDAVIARLVDLAYTRCDMVSKRGEFAVRGGILDVFPPTAEHPVRVEFWGDEISEMRMFAVADQRSIPEIEVDTVIAVACRELLMNEDVRQRAAVLAAAHPTHENTVPGSVPDMLAKLAEGIPVDGMEALLPLLRPTDLAMLSDHLPAGAPILVCDPEKVRTRAADLIKTGREFLEASWSTAAVGGDAPIDLEAMGASGFLGFNEVRTGARAGGHPWWTLSQLSDEKAIELDIRSAPSARGQSSLEEIFAMLRAHVATGGHAAVVTPGAGTAHRVVEQLGENDTPATMLEPGEAPTAGVVGVLKGPLHDGVVLPGASLVIVTEADLTGSRVAATEGKRLAAKRRNVVDPLALTAGDLVVHDQHGIGRFVEMTERVVGGARREYLVLEYSSSKRGGGSDRLYVPMDSLDQLSRYVGGEAPSLSKLGGSDWANTKTKARRAVREIASELVALYAKRQAAPGHAFAPDTPWQNEMEDAFGFTETVDQLTAIQEVKADMEKPVPMDRVICGDVGYGKTEIAVRAAFKAVQDGKQVAVLVPTTLLADQHLQTFTARMSGFPVTVKGLSRFTDPAESRKVIEGMKDGSVDIVIGTHRLLQTGVLWKDLGLIIVDEEQRFGVEHKEHIKSMRTHVDVLTMSATPIPRTLEMSLAGIREMSTILTPPEERYPVLTYVGPQDDKQVAAALRRELLRDGQAFYIHNRVRTIDQAATKIAALVPEARVVVAHGQMPEELLERTVEGFWNRDYDILVCTTIVETGLDISNANTLIVERADTFGLSQLHQLRGRVGRSRERGYAYFLYPPEQPLTETAYDRLATIAQNNELGAGMAVAMKDLEIRGAGNVLGAEQSGHVAGVGFDLYVRLVGEAVEAYRAAADGKTVATPQETKDVRIDLPVDANMPPDYIGSDRLRLEAYRRLAAASDDAGVDAVIDELVDRYGPLPEPARRLVGVARLRLLCREYGITDISSVSASTVKLSPMELPDSAQLRLKRMYPGGGYRATTGAVTVPIPRATDSVGSPRIRDAELVAMVAGLILALNGKPQAEIDMTKFRGA; from the coding sequence ATGACCGTATCGGGGCTTCGCCATGTCCAGACCCCGATTGCGGGGCTCGTCGAGTTGGCACTGCGCGATCCGTGCCTGGCCGACCTCGCCCGTCGCGCCGCCGACAAACCCGACGAACTCGCGATGGTCGGACCCGCCAGCGCCCGGCTCCTCGTCACCGCCGCACTCGCACAGGCCGGTCCGCTGCTGGTGGTCGCGGCCACTGGCCGGGAGGCCGACGATCTGACGACCGAGCTGCGCGGGGTCATCGGCGACGCCGCGGCGCTGTTCCCGTCCTGGGAGACGCTGCCGCACGAGCGCTTGTCGCCCGGCGTCGACACCGTCGGCGCGCGGATGATGCTGCTGCGCCGCCTGGCGCATCCCGACGACGCCCGGCTGGGCCCGCCGCTGCAGGTGGTGGTCACCACAGCCCGCTCGCTGGTGCAGCCGATGGCGCCCGGCCTTCCCGATGTCGAACCGGTGACGTTGCGCGTCGGGACCGAGATCGAGTTCGACGCCGTGATCGCCCGGTTGGTCGACCTCGCCTACACCCGCTGCGACATGGTCTCCAAACGTGGGGAGTTCGCGGTCCGTGGCGGCATCCTCGACGTCTTCCCGCCGACCGCCGAACATCCGGTGCGCGTGGAGTTCTGGGGTGACGAGATCTCCGAGATGCGGATGTTCGCCGTCGCCGATCAGCGCTCCATCCCCGAGATCGAGGTCGACACCGTCATCGCGGTGGCGTGCCGCGAACTGCTGATGAACGAGGACGTCCGGCAGCGGGCCGCGGTGCTGGCCGCCGCGCATCCGACGCACGAGAACACCGTGCCGGGCAGCGTGCCCGACATGCTGGCCAAGCTGGCCGAGGGCATTCCCGTCGACGGGATGGAGGCGCTGCTGCCGCTGTTGCGCCCCACCGACCTGGCGATGCTGTCCGACCACCTGCCTGCCGGGGCGCCGATCCTCGTCTGCGACCCCGAGAAGGTGCGCACCCGGGCGGCCGATCTGATCAAGACCGGCCGTGAATTCCTCGAGGCGTCGTGGTCGACGGCGGCCGTCGGCGGCGATGCGCCGATCGACCTCGAGGCGATGGGCGCGTCGGGCTTCCTCGGGTTCAACGAGGTGCGCACCGGCGCGCGGGCCGGGGGCCACCCGTGGTGGACGTTGAGCCAGCTGTCCGACGAGAAGGCCATCGAACTCGACATCCGGTCGGCGCCGTCGGCGCGCGGGCAGTCGTCGCTGGAGGAGATCTTCGCGATGCTCCGCGCGCACGTGGCCACCGGCGGCCACGCTGCCGTCGTGACTCCCGGCGCGGGCACGGCGCACCGCGTCGTCGAGCAACTGGGCGAAAACGACACGCCCGCAACCATGCTCGAACCCGGCGAGGCGCCGACGGCCGGTGTGGTCGGGGTGCTCAAGGGTCCGCTGCACGACGGGGTGGTGCTGCCGGGCGCCTCGCTGGTGATCGTCACCGAGGCCGATCTGACCGGCAGCCGGGTCGCCGCCACCGAGGGCAAGCGGCTGGCCGCCAAACGGCGCAACGTCGTCGATCCGCTGGCGCTGACCGCGGGCGATCTGGTGGTCCACGATCAGCACGGCATCGGCCGGTTCGTCGAGATGACCGAACGCGTCGTGGGCGGGGCGCGCCGCGAATACCTGGTGCTGGAGTACTCGTCGAGCAAGCGCGGCGGCGGGTCCGACCGGCTGTACGTGCCGATGGACTCCCTCGACCAGCTGTCGCGCTACGTCGGCGGCGAGGCGCCGTCGCTGTCGAAGCTCGGCGGCAGCGACTGGGCGAATACGAAGACCAAGGCCCGCCGCGCCGTCCGGGAGATCGCCAGCGAGCTCGTCGCGCTCTACGCCAAGCGGCAGGCCGCGCCGGGTCACGCGTTCGCCCCGGACACCCCGTGGCAGAACGAGATGGAGGATGCGTTCGGCTTCACCGAGACCGTCGACCAGCTCACGGCCATCCAAGAGGTGAAGGCCGATATGGAGAAGCCGGTTCCGATGGACCGGGTGATCTGCGGCGACGTCGGCTACGGCAAGACCGAGATCGCGGTGCGCGCGGCGTTCAAGGCGGTCCAGGACGGTAAGCAGGTGGCGGTCCTGGTGCCGACGACGCTGCTGGCCGATCAGCATCTGCAGACGTTCACCGCCCGCATGTCCGGCTTCCCGGTGACGGTCAAGGGGCTGTCGCGATTCACCGATCCCGCCGAATCGCGGAAGGTGATCGAGGGGATGAAGGACGGTTCGGTCGACATCGTCATCGGCACCCACCGCCTGCTGCAGACCGGTGTGCTGTGGAAGGACCTCGGGCTCATCATCGTCGACGAGGAACAGCGGTTCGGCGTCGAACACAAGGAGCACATCAAATCGATGCGCACCCACGTCGACGTGCTGACGATGAGCGCGACGCCGATCCCGCGCACCCTGGAGATGAGCCTGGCCGGCATCCGCGAGATGTCGACGATCCTGACCCCGCCGGAGGAGCGCTATCCGGTGCTGACCTACGTCGGGCCGCAGGACGACAAGCAGGTCGCCGCCGCGCTCCGCCGCGAACTGCTGCGCGACGGGCAGGCGTTCTACATCCACAACCGGGTGCGCACCATCGATCAGGCGGCGACGAAGATCGCCGCGCTGGTGCCCGAGGCGCGGGTCGTCGTCGCGCACGGCCAGATGCCCGAGGAACTGCTCGAGCGCACCGTCGAGGGCTTCTGGAACCGCGACTACGACATCCTGGTGTGCACCACGATCGTGGAGACGGGCCTGGACATCTCGAACGCCAACACGCTGATCGTGGAGCGCGCCGACACGTTCGGCCTGTCGCAGCTGCACCAGCTGCGGGGCCGGGTGGGCCGCAGCCGTGAACGCGGGTACGCCTACTTCCTGTATCCGCCCGAGCAGCCGCTGACCGAGACGGCCTACGACCGGCTGGCCACGATCGCCCAGAACAACGAGCTCGGTGCGGGTATGGCCGTCGCGATGAAGGACCTCGAGATCCGCGGGGCGGGCAACGTGCTCGGCGCCGAGCAGTCCGGCCATGTGGCGGGCGTCGGTTTTGACCTCTACGTGCGGCTGGTCGGTGAGGCCGTCGAGGCCTACCGTGCCGCCGCCGACGGCAAAACCGTTGCCACACCGCAGGAAACGAAGGATGTGCGGATCGACCTGCCGGTCGATGCGAACATGCCGCCGGACTACATCGGCAGCGACCGGTTGCGGTTGGAGGCCTACCGCAGGCTGGCCGCGGCGTCCGACGACGCCGGTGTCGACGCGGTCATCGACGAGCTCGTCGACCGGTACGGGCCGCTGCCCGAACCGGCGCGGCGTCTGGTCGGCGTCGCCCGGCTGCGGTTGCTGTGTCGCGAGTACGGCATCACCGACATCAGCTCGGTATCGGCGTCGACGGTCAAGCTCTCGCCGATGGAGCTGCCGGACTCCGCGCAACTGCGGTTGAAGCGGATGTATCCGGGCGGTGGCTACCGGGCGACGACGGGGGCGGTGACGGTGCCGATCCCGCGGGCCACCGACAGCGTCGGCTCACCGCGCATCCGGGATGCGGAGCTGGTGGCGATGGTGGCCGGTCTGATCTTGGCGCTCAACGGGAAACCGCAGGCGGAGATCGACATGACGAAGTTCAGGGGCGCGTGA
- a CDS encoding nucleoside triphosphate pyrophosphohydrolase, which translates to MTVVLVDPRRPSLVPVEAIGLLAGDVQYTEEMPIKVPWSLPAARPWFSDASEDDAAAVLLSSDPGHPAVRARLAAGERVICAPDPQPGERLVDAVVMMDKLRTSGPWESEQTHDSLRRYLLEETYELFDAVRSGDADELRGELGDVLLQVLFHARIAEDALEHPFSIDDVADSLVRKLGNRVPAVLAGESISLDDQLAQWEERKALEKTRDSVMDDVPTGQPALALAQKVLARVATAGLPADLIPAELTTVTVSADFDAENALRTAVLEFMDTVRSVEHAVAAARRGSDVPEQLDSAPLTRITEEEWRAHWPAEQP; encoded by the coding sequence ATGACGGTCGTCCTGGTCGATCCGCGCCGTCCCTCGCTGGTCCCGGTCGAGGCGATCGGGTTGCTCGCCGGCGACGTGCAGTACACCGAGGAGATGCCGATCAAGGTGCCGTGGTCGCTGCCCGCGGCGCGGCCGTGGTTCTCCGATGCGTCCGAGGACGACGCCGCGGCAGTGCTGCTGTCGTCGGATCCGGGGCACCCCGCAGTGCGGGCCCGCCTCGCCGCGGGGGAGCGGGTGATCTGCGCACCGGATCCGCAACCGGGTGAACGCCTGGTCGACGCCGTGGTGATGATGGACAAGCTGCGGACCTCGGGGCCGTGGGAGAGCGAGCAGACCCACGATTCGCTGCGCCGCTACCTGCTCGAGGAGACCTACGAGCTGTTCGACGCGGTACGCAGCGGCGACGCCGACGAACTGCGTGGCGAACTCGGAGATGTGCTGCTGCAGGTGCTGTTCCACGCCCGTATCGCCGAGGACGCTCTGGAGCATCCGTTCTCCATCGATGACGTCGCCGATTCGCTGGTCCGCAAACTCGGCAACCGGGTGCCGGCTGTGCTTGCCGGAGAATCGATTTCGCTCGACGACCAGCTGGCGCAGTGGGAGGAGCGCAAGGCGCTGGAGAAGACGCGCGATTCGGTGATGGACGACGTGCCGACGGGCCAGCCTGCGTTGGCGCTCGCGCAGAAGGTGCTCGCACGCGTCGCCACGGCGGGTCTGCCCGCCGATCTGATCCCCGCCGAGCTCACCACCGTCACCGTCTCGGCGGACTTCGACGCCGAGAACGCCTTGCGCACAGCGGTTCTGGAGTTCATGGACACGGTGCGTAGCGTCGAGCACGCGGTCGCGGCCGCGCGCCGTGGTTCAGACGTGCCGGAGCAACTCGACAGCGCACCGCTGACCCGGATCACCGAGGAGGAGTGGCGGGCGCACTGGCCGGCAGAACAGCCCTAG
- the efeB gene encoding iron uptake transporter deferrochelatase/peroxidase subunit has product MSSLPNKTPSSDPDDRDAAPATGISRRTLFGAAGVGAAVVGAASAGALAGRASAASATSDHLTTAVPFRGEYQAGIVTESQDRLHFAAFDVTTDNRDDLIALLKEWTAMAERMATGGEAFADGAVGGNPYAPPSDTGEALGLPPSQLTLTIGFGPSFFEKDGTDRFGIAGQRPEPLQNLPKFPNETLDPAKCGGDICVQACANDPQVAVHAIRNLARVGFGTVAIRWTQLGFGRTSSTTQGQTTARNLFGFKDGTRNIKAEETEKVDRDVWVNPGDGPDWMTGGSYLVTRRIRMRIENWDRTTLQEQERVIGREKGSGAPIGFTDEFAPLDLTLKDKDDEPLIDPAAHVRLASAEHLGGVELLRRSYNFTDGSDGFGHLDAGLFFIAFMRDPRTQFIPMQAELARRDLLNEYITHTGSALFACPPGVRDGDTSAYWGSTLFR; this is encoded by the coding sequence GTGTCATCGCTCCCCAATAAGACCCCCAGTAGCGACCCTGATGACCGGGACGCCGCCCCCGCCACCGGGATCTCCCGGCGGACGCTGTTCGGTGCAGCGGGGGTCGGCGCCGCGGTAGTCGGTGCGGCCAGCGCGGGAGCGCTGGCCGGCCGTGCTTCTGCCGCGTCGGCGACGTCCGACCACCTGACCACGGCCGTGCCGTTCCGGGGCGAGTACCAGGCCGGCATCGTCACCGAATCGCAGGACCGCCTGCACTTCGCGGCGTTCGACGTCACCACCGACAACCGTGACGACCTCATCGCGCTGCTGAAGGAGTGGACCGCGATGGCCGAACGGATGGCCACCGGCGGGGAGGCGTTCGCCGACGGCGCCGTCGGCGGCAACCCTTACGCACCGCCGTCGGATACCGGTGAGGCGCTGGGGCTTCCGCCGTCGCAGCTGACGCTCACCATCGGGTTCGGACCGTCGTTCTTCGAGAAGGACGGCACGGACCGCTTCGGCATCGCCGGTCAGCGGCCCGAGCCGTTGCAGAACCTGCCCAAGTTCCCGAACGAGACGCTGGACCCCGCCAAGTGTGGCGGCGACATCTGCGTGCAGGCGTGCGCCAACGACCCGCAGGTCGCCGTGCACGCGATCCGCAACCTCGCGCGCGTCGGGTTCGGCACCGTCGCCATCCGCTGGACCCAACTCGGGTTCGGGCGCACGTCGTCGACCACCCAGGGGCAGACCACCGCGCGAAACCTGTTCGGCTTCAAGGACGGAACGCGCAACATCAAGGCGGAGGAGACCGAGAAGGTCGACCGCGACGTGTGGGTGAACCCGGGCGACGGACCGGACTGGATGACCGGAGGCAGTTACCTGGTCACCCGGCGGATCAGGATGCGCATCGAGAACTGGGACCGCACCACCCTGCAGGAGCAGGAGCGCGTGATCGGCCGCGAAAAGGGCAGCGGTGCGCCGATCGGCTTCACCGACGAGTTCGCGCCGCTCGATCTGACCCTGAAGGACAAGGACGACGAACCGCTGATCGATCCGGCCGCGCACGTGCGACTGGCGTCGGCCGAACACCTGGGTGGCGTCGAATTGCTCAGGCGCAGTTACAACTTCACCGACGGTTCGGACGGCTTCGGACACCTCGACGCCGGGTTGTTCTTCATCGCGTTCATGCGCGACCCACGGACGCAGTTCATCCCGATGCAGGCCGAACTGGCTCGCCGCGACCTGCTCAACGAATACATCACCCACACCGGCAGCGCGCTGTTCGCCTGCCCGCCGGGAGTGCGTGACGGTGACACGTCGGCGTATTGGGGTTCGACACTGTTCCGGTGA
- the efeO gene encoding iron uptake system protein EfeO has product MNVFPAARVGIATTAALLTGLSLTSCQAKDQGGEGGAEAPGEITVAATDDGCELSGTEAGTGPSTFVVTNNGSKVTEFYVYSEGDRVMGEVENISPGLQRKLIVQLSEPGTYQTSCRPGMVGDGIRGDFTVTGEAKQVDTEGKFKEAADNYKRYVNSQAEALVPAVDAFVAAIKAGDIASAKAQFGPTRTYFERIEPVAESFPNDLDPRIDLREADLEPGQKWTGFHRLEKDLWVTGPQPDTNAIADQLVADVKELNDGVKAPDYTIDSTQIAGGAQGLLDEISISKITGEEDIFSHTDLWDFNANLQGSQTAVASVRPILDERDAELGKRVDQRFEDVEALLERYREGDGFVSYDKVTEPQRQELSRAIDALSKEVSQVQGVIAPQ; this is encoded by the coding sequence GTGAACGTCTTCCCAGCCGCCAGGGTCGGTATCGCCACCACCGCCGCCCTGCTCACCGGGCTCTCGCTGACCAGCTGCCAGGCCAAGGACCAGGGTGGCGAGGGCGGCGCAGAGGCGCCGGGCGAGATCACCGTCGCCGCCACCGACGACGGCTGCGAGCTGTCGGGCACCGAGGCCGGCACCGGTCCGAGCACCTTCGTGGTGACCAACAACGGCAGCAAGGTCACCGAGTTCTACGTCTACAGCGAGGGCGACCGGGTGATGGGCGAGGTGGAGAACATCTCCCCCGGGCTGCAGCGCAAACTCATCGTCCAGCTCTCCGAGCCCGGTACCTATCAGACGTCCTGCCGTCCCGGCATGGTCGGCGACGGCATCCGCGGCGATTTCACCGTCACCGGTGAGGCCAAGCAGGTCGACACCGAAGGCAAGTTCAAAGAGGCCGCCGACAACTACAAGCGCTACGTGAACAGCCAGGCCGAGGCGCTGGTGCCCGCCGTCGACGCGTTCGTCGCCGCGATCAAGGCCGGCGACATCGCATCGGCCAAGGCGCAATTCGGGCCGACGCGGACGTACTTCGAGCGCATCGAGCCCGTCGCCGAGTCGTTCCCCAACGACCTCGACCCGCGGATCGACCTGCGTGAGGCGGACCTGGAGCCCGGTCAGAAGTGGACTGGCTTCCACCGGCTCGAGAAGGATCTGTGGGTGACCGGCCCGCAGCCCGACACCAACGCGATCGCCGATCAGCTGGTCGCCGACGTCAAGGAACTCAACGACGGCGTCAAGGCGCCCGACTACACCATCGACTCCACCCAGATCGCCGGTGGCGCACAGGGTCTGCTCGACGAGATCTCGATCAGCAAGATCACCGGTGAAGAGGACATCTTCAGCCACACCGACCTGTGGGACTTCAACGCCAACCTGCAGGGTTCGCAGACCGCCGTCGCCTCCGTCCGGCCGATCCTCGACGAGCGCGACGCCGAGCTGGGCAAGCGGGTGGACCAGCGCTTCGAGGACGTCGAGGCACTGCTCGAGCGCTACCGCGAGGGCGACGGGTTCGTGTCCTACGACAAGGTCACCGAGCCGCAGCGCCAGGAGTTGTCCCGCGCGATCGACGCGCTGAGCAAGGAAGTCAGCCAGGTGCAAGGTGTCATCGCTCCCCAATAA
- the efeU gene encoding iron uptake transporter permease EfeU, whose product MTAVETLSTSVNAASPNLTSQLLGSGLIGLREGLEAAIVVTILVAFLVKSDRRDALKWVWIGVGTAVAMTVVVFLAIQFSAYTITGLGAEAIAGIASLVAVAIVTTMVLWMKSAAAGLSGELRTNMSKALETGALAVTALAFLAVGREGVETALFMVGYAEAETAWPLVGLIVGVLIAVAIAYGMYAGAIRIDLGKFFTYTGVFLIVVAAGILSYGIGALQTVGWLPGLTARAFDISSWFNWSSWYGEVIQGIFNITPTPTVLQLVAWSAYLVVVLFVFLRPSRARAARPGTPSPSPATERSTT is encoded by the coding sequence ATGACCGCTGTTGAGACCCTGTCGACCAGCGTCAATGCCGCGTCACCCAATCTCACCTCCCAGCTTCTCGGAAGCGGCCTGATCGGCCTGAGGGAGGGCCTGGAAGCCGCGATCGTCGTCACGATCCTCGTCGCATTCCTGGTCAAATCCGATCGCCGCGACGCGCTCAAATGGGTGTGGATCGGTGTCGGCACGGCGGTCGCGATGACCGTCGTGGTCTTCCTGGCGATCCAGTTCAGCGCCTACACGATCACCGGCCTGGGTGCGGAGGCGATCGCGGGTATCGCCTCGCTGGTGGCCGTCGCGATCGTCACCACGATGGTGCTGTGGATGAAGTCGGCCGCCGCGGGCCTGTCCGGCGAACTGCGCACCAACATGAGCAAGGCCCTGGAGACCGGTGCGCTCGCCGTGACCGCCCTGGCGTTCCTCGCCGTCGGCCGCGAAGGTGTGGAGACGGCGCTGTTCATGGTCGGTTACGCGGAGGCCGAGACCGCATGGCCGCTGGTCGGGCTGATCGTGGGAGTGCTGATCGCCGTCGCGATCGCCTACGGCATGTACGCCGGTGCGATCCGCATCGACCTCGGGAAGTTCTTCACATACACCGGCGTGTTCCTCATCGTCGTGGCCGCCGGGATCCTCTCCTACGGCATCGGGGCGCTGCAGACCGTCGGCTGGCTGCCGGGCCTGACCGCGCGCGCCTTCGACATCAGCTCCTGGTTCAACTGGTCGTCCTGGTACGGCGAGGTCATCCAGGGCATCTTCAACATCACGCCCACCCCGACCGTGCTGCAACTCGTGGCGTGGTCGGCCTACCTGGTCGTGGTGCTGTTCGTCTTCCTCCGGCCGTCCCGTGCGCGCGCCGCGCGCCCCGGCACCCCGTCACCGAGTCCCGCCACCGAAAGGTCCACCACGTGA
- a CDS encoding lytic transglycosylase domain-containing protein yields MSPVRWLRGIAVVGATALLMASSCSWQLGTPIPEGVPPPAGDPVPAVDTYAGGRAADALHEWAAERAPQLGIPVTALEAYAYAARVAEVENPDCHLTWTTLAGIGMVESHHGNYRGAMVAANGEVTPPIRGMRLDGSSGNLKIGDTDAGELDGDDELDRAMGPMQFIPETWRLYGVDANGDGKVDPDNIDDAALSSAGYLCYTGKDLSTPRGWMNGLRAYNYSEQYARTVRDWATAYAEGRRL; encoded by the coding sequence GTGTCGCCAGTTCGTTGGCTGCGGGGTATCGCGGTGGTAGGAGCCACGGCCCTGCTGATGGCCTCAAGTTGCTCGTGGCAGCTGGGCACACCCATCCCTGAAGGCGTTCCGCCGCCGGCCGGAGATCCCGTCCCCGCCGTCGACACCTACGCCGGCGGCCGGGCGGCCGATGCGCTGCACGAATGGGCCGCGGAGCGGGCGCCGCAACTGGGCATCCCGGTGACCGCGCTCGAGGCGTACGCCTACGCGGCGCGGGTCGCCGAAGTGGAGAACCCGGACTGCCACCTGACCTGGACGACGCTGGCCGGGATCGGGATGGTGGAAAGCCACCACGGCAACTACCGCGGCGCGATGGTCGCGGCCAACGGCGAGGTCACCCCGCCGATCCGCGGGATGCGGCTGGACGGTTCGAGCGGCAACCTCAAGATCGGCGACACCGATGCCGGTGAGCTCGACGGGGACGACGAGCTGGACCGCGCGATGGGGCCGATGCAATTCATCCCGGAGACGTGGCGGCTGTACGGCGTGGATGCCAACGGCGACGGCAAGGTCGACCCGGACAACATCGACGACGCCGCGCTGTCCTCGGCCGGCTATCTCTGCTACACCGGCAAGGATCTGTCCACCCCCCGCGGCTGGATGAACGGGTTGCGGGCCTACAACTACTCCGAGCAGTACGCCCGCACCGTGCGGGACTGGGCCACCGCCTACGCCGAGGGCCGCCGCCTGTGA
- the eno gene encoding phosphopyruvate hydratase, translated as MPIIEQVGAREILDSRGNPTVEVELVLTDGTFARAAVPSGASTGEHEAVELRDGGSRYGGKGVDKAVQSVLDEIAPAVIGMSADDQRLIDQALLDLDGTPDKSRLGANAILGVSLAVSKAAAESAGLPLFRYLGGPNAHILPVPMMNILNGGAHADTGVDVQEFMVAPIGAPSFKEALRWGAEVYHSLKSVLKKQGLATGLGDEGGFAPDVAGTKAALDLISTAIDAAGFTLGTDVTLALDVAATEFHTEGTGYSFEKETRTAEQMAEFYASLLDAYPLVSIEDPLSEDDWDGWVALTNLIGDRVQIVGDDLFVTNPERLEEGIERGAANALLVKVNQIGTLTETLDAVALAHNSGYRTMMSHRSGETEDTTIADLAVAVGSGQIKTGAPARSERVAKYNQLLRIEETLGDAARYAGDLAFPRFALETK; from the coding sequence GTGCCCATCATCGAGCAGGTCGGAGCCCGCGAGATCCTCGACTCCCGTGGCAACCCGACGGTCGAGGTCGAGTTGGTACTGACCGACGGGACCTTCGCCCGCGCGGCGGTCCCCTCGGGCGCGTCGACCGGTGAACACGAGGCCGTCGAACTGCGCGACGGCGGCTCCCGGTACGGCGGCAAGGGCGTCGACAAGGCCGTGCAGAGCGTGCTCGACGAGATCGCGCCCGCGGTGATCGGGATGAGCGCCGACGATCAGCGGCTGATCGACCAGGCCCTGCTCGACCTCGACGGCACCCCCGACAAGTCCCGGCTGGGCGCCAACGCGATCCTCGGGGTGTCCCTGGCGGTGTCGAAGGCCGCGGCCGAATCGGCCGGCCTGCCGCTGTTCCGCTACCTCGGCGGCCCGAACGCCCACATCCTGCCGGTGCCGATGATGAACATCCTCAACGGCGGCGCGCACGCGGACACCGGCGTCGACGTCCAGGAGTTCATGGTCGCCCCGATCGGCGCCCCGTCGTTCAAGGAGGCGCTGCGCTGGGGCGCCGAGGTGTACCACTCGCTCAAGTCGGTGCTCAAGAAGCAGGGCCTGGCCACCGGTCTGGGCGACGAGGGCGGTTTCGCGCCGGACGTGGCGGGCACCAAGGCCGCATTGGACCTGATCTCGACGGCGATCGACGCCGCCGGCTTCACGCTGGGCACCGACGTGACGCTGGCCCTCGATGTCGCGGCCACCGAGTTCCACACCGAGGGCACCGGCTACAGCTTCGAGAAGGAGACCCGCACCGCCGAGCAGATGGCCGAGTTCTACGCGAGCCTGCTCGACGCGTACCCGCTGGTGTCGATCGAGGATCCGCTGTCCGAGGACGATTGGGACGGCTGGGTGGCGCTGACCAACCTGATCGGCGACCGGGTGCAGATCGTCGGCGACGACCTGTTCGTCACCAACCCGGAGCGGCTGGAGGAGGGCATCGAGCGGGGCGCGGCCAACGCGCTGCTGGTCAAGGTCAACCAGATCGGCACACTCACCGAGACGCTCGACGCGGTCGCGCTGGCCCACAACAGCGGCTACCGCACGATGATGAGCCACCGCAGCGGCGAGACCGAGGACACCACGATCGCCGACCTCGCCGTCGCCGTAGGCAGCGGCCAGATCAAGACCGGTGCGCCCGCCCGCAGTGAGCGTGTCGCGAAGTACAACCAGTTGCTGCGCATCGAGGAGACCCTCGGCGACGCTGCCCGCTACGCCGGTGACCTGGCCTTCCCGCGGTTCGCCCTGGAGACCAAATAG